The nucleotide window TTATACGGGAACCCCTGACAATCCGCAACCCAGACGCCTCTGGCCAAAAAGTTCCAATCAAAACATCAAGTTATTTACCCGCTGAACCCTGAATCGTGGTAGAATTATATCGATTGTGAGGTGACGCGTGTGAAGTGGCTTGAATCTAATTTAGTCGTGATTTTCTGGGCGGTTATCTTCGGTGAAGTTGTTGGTTACATTGGCGGAACTCTGGAACAAATGACCTGGAAGCCCCTACAAATGGGAGTTTCAATGGCAGTTGTTGCTTTGATTGCGGTCAACGGAATCACGCTACTCAGCCGTGATGACCAAGCTTCGAGCGAAAAATAACGCTCTGAATAAGCATGATCGTAAACTTTAGTCTTAGCATTTATGCTAAGGCTTTTTTTGACTGGTCAGGTGCCCATCGTTCCGGTGGTCAGGTACGCCGCCTGTGGGACCGTCTAAAGCCTATGGTGCGGTCTTTAGACTCGACTTTAAGCCTCCAAGGACGAGTCTTAAAGATCGTCCTAGTCTTGTAAGACCAAGCAGCCCACTTGTTCTAACAAGACCGTCACGGGCGCCGCACCTGACCACCTCCACTAGCGACTAACCAGTAAATACAGATATGCCTTCTCCACTAAAATTGACTTACTCAGCAACTAATTCTGTACTTCTAGTCGTCATCAAAACCATACATAATGAGCCTAGTTTGCTTGACGTAATTTCTACCGTCAACCAGACTAGGCTCTTTTTTATTTAACGATTCATGAACACTAGAAATACACCAACCGATTGGAGAACGAAGCCAATTTCACCTTCGGAACCAGGGCCTCCCTGACAATCGCAGGCGGCCCAGACACGTTAGGACCGCTTTTCCTCCGCCCGAATCTGGTTTTTAATGGCATTCATATCCTGGTCGAGTTGATGAACCAACTCAGCCTTCGCCACCAGTTCATGTCGTAGTTCATCCTGGTGCTGGACGTTTTTCTTATAACTTAACTCATGTTCCAGCGAAGCCCAGAAGTTCATGGCAATCGTACGGATCTGTACCTCAACCGTTACCTCTTCGACACCCGCTGCCAGAAAGACCGGGACTGCCAGGATTAAATGCAAGCTTCGATACCCGTTTGGCTTAGGCTTCGATACGTAGTCCTTACGGTTCAAAACTTTAATGTCCGGTTGTTTTTCTAGCCGCCGCTCCATAGCTAAAATATCGTCCTCAAATCGCACGATAATCCGAATACCCGCGATGTCATGCATCTGTTGCGGTAACGTCTCAAAGTCAAAATTCAAATGCTTCCGTTGCACCTTTTCCAAAATACTTTCGGGTGACTTGATCCGGGACTGGAGACTATCCACCAATGTATGACCATTTTGAATGCGATATTCTTGGTCCAAGTAGTGAATCTTCGTCTCCACAACCTGCACAGCACTCCGGTAATTCAACATCAACGAGCGAAACCGATCGATTGCTTCTAGAGACGTTGGGTCATTAGGAAACTGGGCGGGCAAATTATTTGTCGTATCTGTCATTCATTTATGTTCCTCTTAGTAGGTTTACTGCGCCACTGGCGAATCTCTGGAATCAGCCACCATAGTAGTAGAAAGTTTAGTAACAAGGTAAATGCGGTAAACGTAAATACACCACTATAATTAAACCAATTGGCCACTAATCCCCCAACTAGCGCTCCCAGCATACTGCCGAGTGCTTGGAAGGATTGGTTCCAGCTGAAGACCGTTCCCACCAATGAGTGAGGCGCGTTCTTGGTCAACATTGTTTGGACGGCCGGGAATAGCGCCCCATCGGAGACGCCAATCATGAACCGGAACACGCCAAGTAGCCAGACACTGGACACGAAGCCTTGCGGAAAGTACATTAAGACGGCAAAGACGTACCCGAAGACCAACACTCGTTGTGTCCCGTGACGGTCACCGTACTCACCTAGCTTAGGTGCCGCTAACAGCGTTGAAATTCCGGGTAACGCCGCAATGATCCCGGCAACCAACGTAATTGGTCCCGTACCATTCATGAGTTGTTTGACGTACAGACTGATAATTGGCGTGATGGAGTTATTCCCCATTTGAATAAACATGGTTGAAACTAACAACACCAAAACGAGTTTAGGATTTTTAACCTGTTTGAGCCAACTACCCGCTTGCGCTTGTTTCTCGCGGCTGATGGGGGTGAAATGTTCGTGGACCAACGTGGCGCTTAGAATAAAGACCACAATCAAGAAGAAACCAGTCAACAGAAAAGTCCAGCGAATCGTGAAAACCTGGGCCAAAATACCACCCAAAACTGGGCCAATCAAGTTCCCACTCACGTACCCCGTTGTCAGCACACCCAACGCGTTGCCACTCTTTTCCTTGGGCGTTTCGGCAGCAATCAGCGCACTAGCGTTAGGAATATAACCGGCAAAAAAGCCCTGCAAAAAACGCAAGCCAATCAACTGCCAAACGTTCGTCACAAAGCCCATGAGGCCAATCACGATGGCCATCCCGATTGATGACCGGAGTAACATCAATTTCCGACCCTTACGATCGGCCAGCTTGCCCCACAGCGGTGAAACCGCCGCAATGACGAAGAAGGTGGCCGCATAGGTCAACCCACTGTAAATGGTGACTTGGCCCTTCGTAAAGTGGCCCAAACCTTCAACGTACAACGATAAAAATGGCATAATTTCACTGAAACCCATGCCAGCAATAAACGTTCCTAACCACAAAACGGCCAAATTCCGCCGCCACTGTTCAGATTTACCTTTGCGTGTTCCCACGACTTCTTCGCCTCTTTAACTATTTATTTACACAATGACATTCCGCAAGATTATCCATGTCATTCGAGATTCAAATCGTCTTTTAATTTAGAAATCCAAAATAAGCGACCATACCGATGACCATCACCACCAAGCTCATAACAAAACTTAACTGGATACAATTATTTAAATTTTTAAACTCACTGAATCTATTAGTAACTAGTGTAGCATAAGTTGAGCAGCTCACTGCAAATAAGGGTAGTGTCCCAATCGAAAGAAATTACTTCACAAATGAATGGTTTTCAGGCATAATAAATTTCGGCATGTGATTAGAGTAACAGAAAATTGATAATGGAGGAGATTTTATGTCAAATCGTTTAGATGGTAAAGTTGCAATCGTTACGGGTGGCTCATTGGGCATCGGTTTAGCCGTTGCCCAAAAGTTTGTTGAAGAAGGCGCAAAGGTGATGATTACTGGTCGCCACGCCGACGTTGGTGAAAAGGCTGCTAAGTCCGTTGGCACCCCTGATGTCATTCAATTCTTCAAGCATGACGCCACTGACGAAGAAGGCTGGAACGACTTATTTGATGCCACTGAAAAGGCTTTTGGCCCCGTTACCACGGTCGTTAACAACGCCGGGATGGCCATCGCCAAGAGCATCGAAAACACGACGACTGCCGAATGGCATCAACAATTAGGCGTTAACCTAGATGGTGTCTTCTTCGGTACCCGTTTGGGTATTCAACGGATGAAGAACCAGAACCTCGGCGCTTCCATCATCAACATGTCCTCCATTGAAGGTTTGGTTGGTGACCCTAACCTGGGTGCCTACAACGCCTCCAAGGGTGCTGTACGGTTGATGTCAAAATCTGCTGCTTTGGATTGCTCCTTGAAGGACTACGATGTTCGGGTCAACACCGTTCACCCTGGTTACATCAAGACGCCATTAGTTGACGCACAACCTGGTTTCGAAACGAACATGTCTCAACGGACCAAGACGCCAATGGGTCACATCGGTGAACCTAACGACATCGCCTACATCTGTGTTTACTTGGCTTCCAACGAATCCAAGTTCGCTACGGGTGCTGAATTCACTGTCGATGGCGGTTACACTGCCCAATAATCTCTGATTTTTCTGACGAAGCAACCGACCTACTTGGGGTTGGTTGCTTTTTAATTGGATCTGAGGTAAAAGTCTCAGACCCTTTTGGCGTTCTGAACGTATATAGTCGAAACGTGCGACAAAAGGCAGTCAACTCCGCTTAACCCCGCTAGACGAGTAATCCAAGACCAGGATTATTCGTCTAGCGACGTTAATGCTCATTGACTAACCGCCTTTTATCGCACTCTCCTTACTTGTCCAAAATTGATAAAACACTTAACAAACTCAGCGAGTTGTAGCATAATAGTAATTAACTTGTATGTGAAACTAATCACGTAAACACTTTATGGAGGTTATAATTATGGCAAATCGTTTGGATGGAAAAGTTGCAATCGTAACTGGCGGAACGCTTGGAATTGGTTTAGCCGTTGCTCGTAAGTTTGTTGAAGAAGGCGCAAAGGTCATGATTACTGGCCGCCACGCTGACGTTGGTGAAAAGGCCGCCAAGTCCATTGGCACTCCTGACGTGATTCAGTTCTTCCAACAAGATGTTTCGGAAGAAGCCAGCTGGAACGCCGTTTTCGATGCAACTGAAAAAGCCTTCGGTCAAGTTACTACGGTGGTTAACAATGCTGGTATCGGTTTAACTGGCCCTATTGAAAGCACAACAACGGCAGACTGGCACAAATTACTCTCCGTTAACTTAGATGGTGTCTTCTTCGGTACCCGGTTAGGGATTCAACGGATGAAGAACAAGCATCTGGGTGCTTCCATCATTAATGTCTCCTCCATCGAAGGCTTAGTTGGAGACGCTAACGCCGGCTCCTATAACGCTTCTAAGGGGGCTGTGCGGATCATGTCCAAGTCAGCCGCTCTAGACTGTGCCATGAATGACTACGACGTCCGGGTCAACACGGTTCACCCTGGCTACATCAAGACGCCAATGGTCGAAGCCGTTCCTGAAATCGAAGCAGCTATGTCTGACCGTTCCAAGACGCCAATGGGCCACTTAGGTGAACCTGACGACATCGCTTACATCTGCATCTACTTGGCTTCTAACGAATCCAAGTTTGCTACCGGTGCTGAATTCGTTGTCGACGGTGGTTACACCGCCCAATAAACACCTCTCCTTGCGGCATTTCCTGCCGCCACTCAACTCGTTCACGTTCATTAATACCGCAACAGCAAAGAAGCTCCGACCAATTTGGCCGGAGCTTCTTTGTCTCTTCTATTCTCTTTGCTGGTCGTTTTCCCTGTATTTCCGCCTTCGGCTACCTTAGCTCGAGCTACCGACCCACTATCACTACAACTTTACGTCACATTCATGCTTCCAAGTAAGTCATTAATCCAAGCTCAACGGCACACGCTTGATTCTTCCAAATTTTTGGTTAAAGCAACGTCTGACCATTTTATCTAATACTAGTGTCAGTCGCAGGCTTTCGGGCAGGGTGTGGCTGTATGGAACCGGAGACGGCGTTTAGCCATGAACCCCAATTAAGAGGGCGGCAATCAAAATGAATAAGACTAACGTGGTAATCGCCACGTACAGGTGATCTCGCTCTTTGTAGAACGCGTAGATGGAAACGATAACCCGTAAAACGGGCGTTAAAATCAAGCAGTACACGCCTAACATCATGATGGCATACGGCCGCAATTGCCAGGTTCCCGTTAAAATCGTGGCCATCCGCCGCGGAACGAATTCTCCCTCATAGCCCGAATAACCGGTTGTCAAAAACATCGCTAAACCAATCAACATAATAATGGCTGAAACAATTACACCAACCTGTAGAATTCGACCAATAACGGTTTCAACTTGAGCCATTTCATTAGCCGTTGCTTTCTTTGATTCCATTAGAAGTGAACCCCCAATCCTTTAAACAACATTTGAAAACCGATGTACAAAATAATGGGAATAAACACAATACGAATCCACCGAGCTGGTAGGACTTGCATGATCCGCGACCCAATCACGGCACCGACCAAAATCCCCAAAGCCATCGGCACGGCAATTCCTGGTAAAATGGCGCCATTGAAGAAGTACACAGTTGCACTAGCCGCTGCCGTAACCCCCATCATCAAGTTGGATGTTGAGCTGGAAGGCTTCAACGGCATCTTCATAAAGGTATCCATCGCCATGACCTTGAACGCCCCGGAACCAATTCCGAGGAGCCCACTAGCTACGCCGGCCCCGAACATAACGGAGAAACCGGCCGGTACATTTTCAACCTGGTAATCAATACTCTTCTGTTCGGCCTTGTCGTAGTAGCTGCCATTTAGTTTAAGCTTGGCAGCAATCTTGTCTGGTTCCACGCGTTGTAAAACCTCTTGTCCCCGCTGTAACTTCCGGTACATGTTCCACCCAGAGAAGACCAATAGACACCCGAATAACAGGTACAGGTACTTGGGGTCCAAAACCCCGGTTAACAAAGCGCCCACGATGGCCCCTGTGGTGGTCGCAATCTCCAAAAACATGGCCACCCGCAAGTTCAACACATTGTCCCGTAAATAAGCGATAGTTGAGCCCGAACTCGTCGCAATCACCGCGATAATGCTGGCTCCAATTGCATATTTAATATTTAGCCCCATCCCTAGGGTTAAGATTGGCGTGATGATCATCCCGCCACCAATTCCCAGGATTGATCCCGCAATCCCGGCAAAGATACCCACGGCTAACATGATTAATGCTGTATGAATCATAACTTTTTACCTCCTGACCAATTCCCAATGTCGTCTTTGATTATCAACTTTTACGCGACTGGTGGCAAGTTGGTCAGCTCTCTCAGCGAGTAAAAAATGAACTTGATTCACAAACGAAATTCTTGTAATTACGGTTCTTAATTTTAAAAAATCGCTTATTTATATAACCCTTCACAAAACAACTTGTTTCGGCTATCTGTCTATCTTCCCAATTGACCAGGCACATATTCCCGCTATAACGGCATTTATGACTAACAATAAACGGCAACTCTCCCATACAAAAAATATATGGAAGAGTTGCCTAAATTGTATTTACAATATATCTAATAACTGTCAATAAACCGCTGTACCAGTGGACTCGGCGTAATCTCTGCCGACCACACTAGCTTCAAGGTGGTCCGCCACGGCTGATAACGAATTAGCCGGACACTGGTCTGTGGCCCACTGACCTGCTCAGCTACTGAGTGTGGCACGATGGCCACCCCCATCCGGGCTTCAGCCCACTGAACGGCTGTCCGAGCATCATCACAGGTACAGGCAATGAACGGTGCCATCCCTTTCTGACTAAAGGTCGTCTCAAACAATTGTTCAAACCGCCGATAGATAATTAGCGGCACACTTTCAAGATCTTCCACCTTCAGGGTAGCCGCCGCAAAGTGATCGTACTTTTGCGGTACAACTGCCACCATCGATTCCGTAGCCAACTCCTTGCTAGTAAGCCCCGGTGCCGTGAACGGTGTCCGTACAATGGCTACGTCAATCAGATGCTTCGCCAGTCGGTCGATTAGGCCATAAGTGTTGTCCTCAAACAAACGAATCTGAACCTTGGGGTAATGCCGAGTCAGCGTCCGCAATTTAGCGTTTGGCGTTGCCCCGATTGACGACGAAATAACGCCAACGGATAACGTCCCCGCTAGGCCCTGGCCTAGTGAGCGCACCTGCGTATCCGCCCGATCTCGCAAATCAACCAACTGTTGCGCATAATCTCGTAACAGTTGACCGGCTGGGGTCAACGTGGTTCCCGTTGCCGAACGATTCAATAGCGTAACCCCCAGCTCACGCTCAAGCTGTTTCAGCTGGTAACTCAACGGCGGTTGTGCCATATGCAACTGTTGAGCCGCTGCCGTGATTTGGCCCGCATTCGCAACTGCTAAAAAGTATTCAAGTTGGCGAAAATTCACAAGCAAGACCTCCCACTGTTTCCACCAATTATAGCAGAAATGATCTTACGGTTGCGTCGTTTCTCCGTTCAAGGCTCGCCGCTTGGCCTGTTGGTTCTGCTGCCGCTGATCTGCCGGCAAATTCTCTTGCAGGAGGTACTGACGAATCAATAAAACAATTTGCTTATTCTGCGGCAAGTCAGAGTGACTGGTTTCATCCCCAGTTACTGTGATTTGGGTGTAATGGGCCACTTGATTTTGGAACACATACTTTCCCTGGTTCACGCTATTAGCTGGAACCGTGCCATCACTCGAATAGTTTTCAGTCCCCGCAACGGAATAAACCGTCAGTTTTTTCGGTAACTTTTGCCGGCCCGCAATCAACTCTTTCAACATGGTTGTCTGTTGCGTCGTGCTATCGGATTCCATATTGTACGGTGTCGCAATCGTCATCAACCGGTCGATACTGACGTGCTGAGTCTCCCCGAAGTACTTCTCTAAAAATAGACTCAAAATCAATCCACCGTTAGAGTGACCCATCGCTGAGAAATGATTAAAATGATAAGTCTTCACTAGATCCTTAAAGGCAATATTTAGCCACTTTGCCTGCTTATTAATGTTCGTGACCCCATCCTGATTATTGTCAAAGGCAATCACGATGAAGGGATGATTATCTCCCTGACGAATCGATCCCGTGTAAGTAACGCGACCATTCGTTTCCACCTGAACCTTCAAAACACTATGACGTACCTTGGTTTCTTTACGTAATTCCTTAATCAATGCATCAAACCGATTCTGACTAGCACTAGACCCTGGTACCATAATGGTCGGATTCAGTGCCGTTTTATATTGAGTACGATAGTGCGTCGTTCGTTGCCGCATCCAAGCTGTGCTGGGGACAAAGACGGCCAGAATTACTAGAACACCCAATACCCAATGCCACCATTTATGCCCCATGGTTCGCACCCCCTTGGCCGTTTAATAAGCGAACAAATGGCAAATAGACCAGCACAGAAATGCTCAAACATACCAAGCTTAAGGCCAACGCCCGCCAATCACCACCGGTCCCCACGAAGGCAATTAGGGGCCCCGGCGTCGTACTTGGCACCGGATAGACAATCGGCGGTACCAGTTTGAGCGTAATTGCCGCCCAAGCCACCCCAACGTTAACTGCTGGGGCCACAATAAATGGAATCAACAACACGGGATTATAAAGTAACGGCAATCCTAGCAGCGTTGGTTCATTCAAATTCACTAAATTAGGTAGAAAGGTCTGGTTGGCGATTCGCCGATAACTGACTTGTTTGGACCCGATCCAAATAGCAATCAGTAGCGCCAGCGTCATCCCCGCGCCCCCAAAGTTGGCGTAAGCGTCGCCCAAAGTATGGAGCGTTACTGGATTAGGCGCCCCCCACCCGGAACCGTGCTGGACCGCATAGGCTAAATTTTGAAGTGACGTCACCGCACTGTTACCGGCCAAAGAGACCGGTCCAATCAAACCGAACCACCACAACAGGTTGTTTAAGACCGTCACGCCCAGAATGACGAACCCCCGATGCCCCGGATTAGCCACCAGTTCGCTCAGACCCTGATAAACCAAGCCGTTTAATCCACCAGCAGTTAACCAACTCAAACCATAACCAATGCCAATGGTGACAATCAACACCACGGTCAACGGCCAGGCAACCCGACCAGTCCACGACAGTTGGTAGCGCGGGTGCTTTAATTGCCAGCGCGTTAACCACTGCATGAGGTGCGTGGCAAACCAACCCACACACAGCCCGACCACGATACCTAAGAAGATTCCTTGTGGTCCCAGGTTGGGCTCCATGAATTTAGACATGCCCTCACCGGTACTGCGATTGATCTGTTCTAACGCGTCATAGTTCACATTTAACGTTAAGAAAGCTAGCGCACTCATGACGCCAATAGCCTGGCCATCACCACGATAAGTCTTGGCCAAATAGCGACCGGTAGTGAAGGCAATAATCACAGCCACTACGCCGTTGATCACGGTACTGGCAACCTGAATTAGTTGTTGCCACAAATCCAGTCCGGGCAACCAGTCACCCACATGATAGATTTGAAAAAAGAACCCGTTACTGGCTAGAAAGCTCTGACCAATAACGTCGATCAACGTCATGACTAAGACAAACGGATAAGCGATACGTAAGGCTTCTCTAATTGCGCGAGCCGCCCGCCATCGACTCACCCGTTGATTGAACCGCCACAATCTCCTTAAAGGTCGCCACTGTTCCATGGTGCCACCTCTCCCCAACTACACATATTTATCACTATTATACGAGTTTCCCAGGCAAGATTAGCCCTGACGTCTTATAAATTATTCTTTAGATTGGTCAACTAGTCGATGGGCTACCTCCCCCATTAGTCACGAAAAGTGCCTATAAATACCCGTTCTCCCGGCGTATACTAAAGGCGTGTCAAAATACATAGTAATTGGAGATGGAGTCATGCAACTCAGACAGCGCCTACTAATCGCCACCCTGTTGGCCCTTGGCTTACTCATCGGCCCAGGATCATCGGTGACCGCCCACGCCAAATACAAGGGACATTCACAAACCCCAACGGAATTACGGGGAACGTGGTACCAATATCAGGGTCATCATAAATGGACAAAAATTAAAATCACAAAGTACAAAGTGATACATAACGGCAAAACGTTATATTCTAAGAAGAAAAAGGGTTCACAACGACTCTATGTTAAAAAATACAAGAAAGGTAATGGTGGTGTCAACTATTGCTTAAATGGTAAATTTAAGTATGGCTACCAGACCATGGGAAACTTTTGGCTGTCTAAGAAAAAAGTTCACGGTAAGCGAATTATGAAGTCTTATTACAACATGGGGTACTTCCAGGCTTATACCCGTGCTAAACTTGCTCACAACTACTCCTATCAATATGATGGGGCCGACTATATGAATAAAATTGGCCGCTAGCCTAAAAAATACCTCACCAACGCAAAGAAGTTGGTGAGGTATTTTTTAGTTCTAGACATTGAATCTCCTACGCCGCGTGATCTCGGCAGGAAAGCACGATAACCGTTTGCCCTTCGACACGGTAAATTATGCGTTGACGTGCATCGATTCGTCGTGTCCAGCATCCCCCAAAGACGCCGTGCAGGGCTTCCGGTTGTCCCGGTCCCTTAGTCGGGTTCTCCATGATAGCAGTCAGTAAGTCGTTGACTCGTAGTAATAAGCCCAAATCAGCCCGTTGCAAGGCTAAATAATCGGACCACGCATTCGTGGTGAACAAACTATTCATCCTGTTCAGCCACCTCCTGCTCAGTCAGTAAGGTGTGTGTTGCCACCTTACCGGCGTTGACCTGAATCAAAGATTCTTGCAACCAGGCCAGATTTTCCGGCTTATTCAGGACGTAACGACTCTCCAACAGATTGTTATACTCCTCAACCGAAATCAAGACCGCGTTACGCTTATTTTTACGCGTGATAATAATGGCTTCGTAGTCGTCTGTCACTTGGTCCACGAACCGTTTCATTTCCTTACGAAAACGTGCAAAAGTTGTTGCGTTCACTTAAGCTCCTCCTCTAGTCAAACCCCTACCAGATACCTGTTCTTCGGTGCCAGGCCATACTTTCGATCACAGCGAATTGCGTGAGTATCAGCCAAATTGAACGTGACCCTTGGTGATACATCTTTGGTTTCTTCAAGTCCGTTTCTTCCCCCCACAAAAGAGATTAGACCCAGCATAGCGTAATTTTAGTAAATAGGCAACAATAAATACAGTGCTATCTATATTATTGGATTTATGACAGCCGTTTCATCACCAACTTAACGGTATCAAAAAGGCCGTGAATGCCAACGAGTTCACGGTCAATTTATTTTTTTATGGTTTTCTGACCACTACACCAATCCCTTAAAGAAAATGCAGATTAACCGCAACGGGCGCAAAGTAGCCATGTTTAACCTTACTATGTGTGTAAACCGTGGCCGCATATCCCACGTCCTGAACAACTGTCGCCAACCCACCAAAAAAGCGTTGCTGGCAGCCCGCCATCCAGTGGCCACTTACTAGCAACGCCTCTTTAAATTGCTACCAATTCAATGAATTACCAGCCAAAATCTCCGGTTGATGGTTACTCATCAGGTAAGCCTGACCATCGCTCCCAAAAGTCAATCCCTCAAACTCACGGTGAGAAGCGAAACCGGTCCACTTAACATCCCCACTGTTAAGATGCTCGATCTTTTTAGCTGGTAAACTGGCAATGGAGTCATCCGCCACCAGATAGAGCCGCCCGTTGTCCGGATTGTACGCCATACTCTGAACACAGGTCCCAGGACCGTGCGCCAAAATCTGCTTCGTCAGCCGGAAGCTAACGTGATTCCGATGAACGTTCCCTTGGTAAATATAAACTTCATTCACACGTGGTCGCGTCCAAAAGTAGGCGTGGCCTGCCTGATCAAACGCCAACACGTGACCACCAGGAACCGCAAAGTGCTTCGCTTTCAACCGAAATTGAATCCGGTGGATCGGCTGCAAGGACGTTGCACTAATTTGTTGTAAGACCCCATACTGACTCATGTTGACGCGTGGAGCAGATTCTCGATCACACCACATATAGAACTGGTGGTTGTGCCAGTCGTAAGCTAATGATTGACCGTGACCCGTCGTAAAGGCTGGCCCCACCTTGATGGCCGAACGAATCATCATTTCTTGCGCCGACTGCGCCGCAGCATTGGTGTACACCATCTGTAACTGCCGCGGTGTTGCCTTCAGATCAGCCAAGGTCTGTAAATTAAACCGAACGATTCGGCCCCGATTATGCCAAGCCGTCGGACAGTAAACAACATAGAGGTAATGCCCCACGACCGCCGAGCTCTGAGGGTCGCCCCAGGCCTGATGTTGATACCCTGGGATTGGCAATAAATATTTCGTTTTAAACGTCACCGCACTGCCCCGATTACTGGCAATGGTGTTCACACCTTGTGGGTGGGCTGCGTTAGCATAACTACTTGGAACGGGTACGTAATGCACCTGGCGATCATTCAGCGTGGTCATTCGCTTAGACGTGACTAAGGCCGCCGAGGTTTGTTTAACCATCGTATCCGCATGTGCTGGCACCGTCGCTGTCAGGCCAAGGCCTAGACTAAGGATTAGTGCCCCAACTAAATGAATTGTTCTCATAATCCCTCATCCCCCAATCTTTTGCGCAAGTATAAAACCTGTGCTGAAGAGTGGCGGACTTCAGAACTTTTTTAACG belongs to Levilactobacillus yonginensis and includes:
- a CDS encoding Txe/YoeB family addiction module toxin, which produces MNSLFTTNAWSDYLALQRADLGLLLRVNDLLTAIMENPTKGPGQPEALHGVFGGCWTRRIDARQRIIYRVEGQTVIVLSCRDHAA
- a CDS encoding PTS transporter subunit EIIC; the protein is MEQWRPLRRLWRFNQRVSRWRAARAIREALRIAYPFVLVMTLIDVIGQSFLASNGFFFQIYHVGDWLPGLDLWQQLIQVASTVINGVVAVIIAFTTGRYLAKTYRGDGQAIGVMSALAFLTLNVNYDALEQINRSTGEGMSKFMEPNLGPQGIFLGIVVGLCVGWFATHLMQWLTRWQLKHPRYQLSWTGRVAWPLTVVLIVTIGIGYGLSWLTAGGLNGLVYQGLSELVANPGHRGFVILGVTVLNNLLWWFGLIGPVSLAGNSAVTSLQNLAYAVQHGSGWGAPNPVTLHTLGDAYANFGGAGMTLALLIAIWIGSKQVSYRRIANQTFLPNLVNLNEPTLLGLPLLYNPVLLIPFIVAPAVNVGVAWAAITLKLVPPIVYPVPSTTPGPLIAFVGTGGDWRALALSLVCLSISVLVYLPFVRLLNGQGGANHGA
- a CDS encoding type II toxin-antitoxin system Phd/YefM family antitoxin translates to MNATTFARFRKEMKRFVDQVTDDYEAIIITRKNKRNAVLISVEEYNNLLESRYVLNKPENLAWLQESLIQVNAGKVATHTLLTEQEVAEQDE